One genomic region from Chthonomonas calidirosea T49 encodes:
- a CDS encoding metallophosphoesterase family protein — MRRTVTSTISKAMEEGRPLIVAIGDIHGQIAQLRVLLERLRTRPLREIDRLVFLGDYVDRGENSRAVVDLLIALKKERPNTIFLRGNHEQLMLDALDGPPTQPAAKEGFVLHSEQTYLWLENGGVETLLSYQPTDMLHWKEAIPAEHIAFLQATQMEYICGNYHFVHAGVVPPGMKWEDAAYGLDPRLWIREPFLSYKPLIGGRLIVFGHTPQPDGRPLIQRNKIGLDTGAVYGGPLTAAVIDPDAPILGHRAATIEIVQVEYMREEDDPV; from the coding sequence CGATGGAGGAAGGCCGACCTCTGATCGTTGCCATTGGAGATATTCACGGCCAAATAGCGCAACTTCGGGTTCTCTTAGAGAGGCTACGCACGCGTCCTTTGCGGGAGATAGACAGGCTCGTTTTTCTGGGAGACTATGTAGACCGGGGAGAGAACTCTCGTGCCGTTGTGGATCTGCTGATCGCTCTAAAAAAAGAGCGCCCAAACACCATTTTTCTGCGCGGCAACCACGAACAGCTTATGCTCGATGCACTTGACGGTCCTCCCACACAGCCTGCGGCCAAGGAGGGGTTTGTGCTTCACAGTGAGCAGACCTATCTTTGGCTGGAGAACGGTGGGGTCGAAACTCTCCTCTCTTATCAACCTACGGACATGCTTCACTGGAAAGAGGCTATTCCGGCGGAACACATCGCCTTTTTGCAGGCGACTCAGATGGAGTATATTTGTGGAAACTATCATTTCGTTCACGCCGGGGTCGTGCCTCCCGGTATGAAATGGGAGGATGCGGCGTATGGTTTAGACCCTCGCCTCTGGATTCGGGAGCCATTTCTCTCCTATAAACCCTTGATCGGAGGGCGTCTGATCGTTTTTGGGCACACGCCCCAGCCGGATGGCCGCCCGTTGATCCAACGAAACAAGATAGGTCTCGATACCGGGGCTGTCTATGGAGGCCCTTTGACGGCCGCCGTGATTGACCCGGATGCGCCTATTCTTGGGCATAGAGCGGCAACTATCGAGATTGTCCAGGTGGAATATATGCGTGAGGAGGACGACCCCGTATGA
- a CDS encoding quinone-dependent dihydroorotate dehydrogenase, with product MIYRRVLRPLLFAQDAESVHERTLALLARMGRLVRCRRPFTDPALSQEIAGIVFPNPVGLAAGCDKNALAIPIWPRLGFGFVEVGTVTAQPQPGNPKPRLFRLPQHKAILNRLGFNSDGADMVAYRLSLVQGGKGLPFPIGVNIGKTRNVQGKAATLDDYRASFRRLAPYASYIAVNVSSPNTPGLRQWQEKDRLRDLLALLKEESESLAVARGQRAVPLFVKVSPDMAPEDICDVAEVVLEQQIAGIIATNTTVAREGAFEGLTEEGGLSGPPLRERAVATLKRLYRATGGQVPIIGVGGIDSAEEAYQRIKAGASLVQIYTGLIYEGPFLPLRINQGLLWLLERDGFKHIGEAVGISSR from the coding sequence ATGATCTACCGACGTGTGCTTCGTCCGCTACTTTTCGCTCAAGATGCTGAGAGCGTCCATGAGCGCACCCTCGCTTTGTTGGCCCGAATGGGGCGACTTGTGAGGTGTCGTCGTCCCTTCACGGATCCCGCTCTAAGCCAAGAGATAGCAGGCATCGTTTTCCCAAACCCAGTAGGGCTTGCAGCGGGTTGTGATAAAAATGCCTTGGCCATTCCCATTTGGCCGCGCTTGGGGTTTGGGTTTGTGGAGGTGGGCACGGTGACCGCCCAGCCTCAACCCGGTAACCCAAAACCGCGTCTGTTTCGCCTTCCTCAACACAAAGCCATTCTCAACCGACTTGGGTTTAACAGCGATGGTGCAGATATGGTAGCCTATCGTCTCTCGCTGGTTCAGGGCGGAAAAGGGCTGCCCTTCCCTATTGGGGTAAATATCGGCAAGACGCGAAATGTTCAAGGCAAGGCGGCTACGCTGGACGACTACCGGGCCAGTTTTAGGCGACTCGCCCCTTACGCCAGCTACATTGCGGTTAACGTCTCTTCTCCAAATACACCAGGGCTGCGCCAATGGCAAGAGAAAGACCGATTACGCGATCTGTTGGCCCTATTAAAAGAGGAGAGCGAAAGCCTAGCGGTAGCGCGCGGACAGCGGGCGGTGCCGCTGTTCGTAAAGGTCTCCCCCGATATGGCCCCAGAAGATATCTGCGATGTGGCGGAGGTTGTACTTGAACAACAGATCGCTGGCATTATCGCGACGAACACAACGGTGGCAAGAGAGGGGGCTTTCGAAGGATTAACGGAGGAAGGTGGGTTGAGCGGCCCACCACTACGCGAACGAGCAGTGGCCACATTAAAACGGCTCTATCGAGCAACGGGTGGACAGGTGCCGATTATCGGGGTAGGAGGGATAGATAGCGCAGAAGAGGCCTACCAACGTATAAAGGCAGGGGCGTCGCTTGTTCAGATCTACACGGGTTTGATCTATGAAGGGCCTTTTTTGCCGCTGAGAATCAATCAGGGGCTGCTATGGCTTCTGGAGCGAGACGGATTCAAGCACATCGGGGAGGCCGTTGGTATCTCTTCACGTTAG
- a CDS encoding ABC transporter ATP-binding protein: protein MNEYAIETVGLCKRFGRFEAVRSLDLQIPRGEVFGLLGPNGAGKTTSILMLLGNIRPTDGHGFLLGKPLGNIEVRKHVGFLPEKFQFHDFLTATEFLDLHGKLAGMNASDRARRIPEVLRQVGLAERAHTRIRELSKGLQQRIGLAQAMLHKPQLIVLDEPTSALDPLGRREVRDIILQLRNEGCTVLLNSHLLSEIEMTCNRVAIMKRGEVVAQGPIEELLAFSSVVEIEVADMNDAAMQALRQVATRLKFESVPPRKILAWVPSEADVPELARAVVCNNAKLLALVPKRETLEELFLRIVAEKESAVKK, encoded by the coding sequence ATGAACGAGTATGCCATCGAAACGGTTGGCCTTTGTAAACGGTTTGGTAGGTTTGAGGCTGTCCGAAGCCTCGACCTGCAAATACCGCGAGGTGAGGTTTTTGGACTGCTTGGCCCTAACGGCGCGGGCAAAACCACCTCCATCCTTATGTTGCTCGGCAACATTCGCCCGACCGATGGTCACGGTTTCCTACTGGGGAAGCCCTTAGGCAACATTGAGGTAAGGAAACATGTGGGTTTTCTGCCGGAGAAATTTCAGTTTCACGACTTTCTCACGGCCACCGAATTCTTAGATCTCCACGGAAAGCTTGCGGGAATGAACGCCTCCGATCGCGCAAGGCGCATTCCCGAAGTGCTTAGGCAGGTGGGCCTAGCAGAACGGGCTCACACCCGTATCCGTGAGCTCTCCAAAGGGTTGCAACAGCGCATCGGGCTCGCACAGGCGATGCTCCATAAACCTCAACTGATCGTTCTTGACGAACCTACCTCCGCCCTCGATCCCCTAGGGCGTCGGGAGGTGCGCGATATCATTCTGCAGCTTCGCAATGAAGGCTGCACGGTGCTGCTGAACTCCCACCTGCTCTCGGAAATCGAAATGACCTGCAACCGTGTGGCGATCATGAAGAGAGGTGAGGTTGTTGCTCAAGGCCCGATAGAGGAACTTCTGGCTTTCTCCTCGGTTGTAGAGATCGAGGTGGCCGATATGAACGATGCGGCGATGCAGGCGCTGCGGCAAGTGGCGACACGGCTTAAGTTCGAGAGCGTGCCACCTCGCAAAATTTTGGCATGGGTGCCATCGGAGGCGGACGTTCCAGAGCTGGCGCGCGCAGTGGTGTGTAATAACGCCAAACTCCTAGCCCTGGTACCTAAGCGCGAAACGCTAGAAGAGCTTTTTCTGCGAATTGTTGCAGAGAAGGAGTCGGCCGTTAAGAAATAG
- a CDS encoding glycoside hydrolase family 53 protein, with amino-acid sequence MNFIRHITPLFTLFFLLFVLPLRGLCTPPAFMIGADLSFLKFAEDEGDVFFENGKPVDVLQLLKNHGYNWVRLRLFVHPTDLPNNLDYTIALAKRAKALGYHFLLDLHYSDTWADPHHQITPSAWQNLSHPELVKTVFRYTKDTIEAFRKANVMPDMVQIGNEVSVGLLWPDGKLPEHWDHFADLMKAGISGVYAACPTKLRPWIMIHIDRGGDWQYTHLFFDRLAAYHIHYDIIGQSYYPWWHGSLEELQQNMRLTAQTYHKPIVIVETAYHWQKAEYPNGNGPFPETPEGQKQFLQTVYQIVQSTPDHLGVGVFWWEPAVPFHGTYASLVSRSFFNEDHEALPVIMAFDGYTSGIGVPSSTSSEK; translated from the coding sequence ATGAACTTCATACGGCATATAACACCTCTCTTCACCTTGTTTTTCCTGTTGTTCGTACTTCCCTTGCGTGGTCTCTGCACGCCCCCCGCCTTTATGATCGGCGCCGATCTCTCTTTTCTCAAATTCGCAGAAGATGAGGGCGACGTCTTTTTCGAGAACGGCAAGCCCGTAGATGTGCTTCAATTGCTCAAAAACCACGGGTACAACTGGGTCCGGCTCCGGCTCTTCGTGCATCCTACCGACCTCCCAAATAACCTTGACTACACCATCGCTCTTGCAAAGCGTGCTAAAGCGCTGGGCTATCATTTTCTGCTCGATCTACACTACTCGGATACATGGGCCGACCCGCATCATCAGATCACGCCGTCAGCGTGGCAAAATCTCAGCCATCCTGAACTGGTGAAAACAGTTTTTCGCTACACCAAAGACACGATAGAAGCTTTCCGCAAGGCCAATGTCATGCCTGATATGGTTCAGATCGGCAATGAGGTTTCCGTTGGCCTGCTTTGGCCGGATGGGAAACTACCGGAACACTGGGACCATTTCGCCGACCTTATGAAGGCTGGTATTTCCGGTGTATACGCCGCTTGCCCCACCAAGCTTCGACCATGGATCATGATCCACATTGACCGAGGCGGCGATTGGCAATATACGCATCTCTTCTTCGATAGACTTGCCGCATACCATATTCACTATGACATCATAGGTCAATCCTACTACCCTTGGTGGCATGGCAGCCTCGAGGAACTTCAGCAGAATATGCGTCTCACTGCGCAAACCTATCATAAGCCCATTGTCATCGTGGAAACCGCGTATCATTGGCAAAAAGCGGAATACCCCAATGGTAATGGGCCTTTCCCCGAGACGCCTGAAGGGCAAAAGCAGTTCTTACAGACGGTCTACCAGATCGTGCAGAGCACCCCTGATCACCTCGGGGTAGGCGTCTTCTGGTGGGAACCCGCCGTGCCGTTTCATGGCACATACGCCAGCTTAGTATCCCGAAGCTTCTTTAATGAAGACCATGAGGCGCTTCCTGTTATCATGGCCTTCGACGGTTACACATCCGGTATAGGTGTTCCGTCATCAACTTCGTCAGAGAAATAA
- a CDS encoding HlyD family secretion protein produces the protein MESVSNPHTVALRRKTRRRLRPWPSIVTVGVLVALGWWGWSATHASKEAESPLITAKVVRGDLEETISATGSVTAQTGAEVKIGSQLTGVIKRLYTDVGQIVHKGAPIAELDLPDITAQRNEAQANLAAAEMKLEQDLSGVQMLKDQTNSAVTQAKAQLRSAEAQLASAKAAARQQEEQTRTDIQKAQAALSAAKAALSTAQATLRQTQASANLEIATAQAQLTQAQATAHDAELNLQRQKQLLQKGFVAQSAVDDAQATYTVDEAQVAAAQQNVELVRQKVTADLQTAQDQVTQAQQNLDSAKAAYDAAKAEVYQNAVKEADVRNAQAVVNQAKANLISAQANLTQNLLKQQTIVQDQDQVAAARQQVAYWNAQVNKTIIRSPITGTVLQLASQQGETLVAGLSAPTLIIVADLHRLQIDAYVDETDIGKVKLGQEADCTVDAFPHMVIKGHVSKIASGSTIMQGVVTYDVTISLDHQYPGLKPDMTANVIIHVGKLSNVLLVPAESVHLGVHGATVDVLTMKDGKQVITPHVVKVGGSDGVNTAILAGLNEGDVIVRAGTASSNRPMWGNASPFTSNNNNKQKKPSNGGA, from the coding sequence ATGGAATCGGTGTCGAATCCGCATACAGTAGCCTTGCGCCGTAAAACACGCCGTCGTCTCCGCCCTTGGCCCAGTATTGTGACAGTAGGTGTGCTTGTAGCTCTCGGATGGTGGGGGTGGAGCGCTACGCATGCCTCGAAAGAGGCGGAGTCTCCGCTGATTACAGCTAAAGTTGTGCGAGGCGATTTAGAGGAGACCATCTCCGCCACAGGAAGTGTTACCGCTCAAACAGGGGCTGAGGTGAAGATTGGCTCCCAACTTACGGGTGTTATCAAACGCCTTTATACCGATGTTGGTCAGATCGTGCACAAGGGCGCTCCCATTGCTGAGTTGGATCTGCCGGATATCACCGCACAGCGTAACGAGGCCCAGGCTAACCTTGCAGCGGCCGAGATGAAGCTGGAACAAGACCTCTCTGGGGTACAGATGCTTAAAGACCAAACCAACAGCGCTGTTACTCAGGCAAAGGCACAACTGCGCAGTGCAGAGGCTCAGCTTGCATCCGCTAAGGCAGCAGCGCGCCAGCAGGAGGAGCAGACGCGCACCGATATACAAAAGGCGCAAGCGGCACTTTCTGCCGCCAAAGCCGCTCTTAGCACAGCACAGGCCACTCTTCGCCAGACCCAGGCGAGTGCGAACCTTGAGATCGCCACGGCGCAGGCGCAGCTGACTCAGGCGCAGGCAACGGCACATGACGCTGAGCTGAACCTGCAACGACAGAAGCAACTGTTGCAGAAAGGGTTTGTGGCTCAGAGTGCGGTGGACGATGCCCAAGCGACCTACACGGTGGATGAGGCCCAGGTGGCTGCTGCACAGCAGAATGTAGAGCTCGTTCGTCAGAAGGTGACAGCGGATCTACAAACCGCACAAGACCAAGTGACCCAGGCTCAACAGAATCTGGACTCGGCCAAAGCGGCCTACGATGCCGCTAAAGCCGAGGTCTATCAGAACGCTGTGAAAGAGGCCGATGTCCGTAACGCCCAGGCCGTCGTGAATCAGGCAAAAGCAAATCTCATTTCTGCCCAAGCTAACCTCACTCAGAACCTCTTAAAGCAACAGACCATTGTGCAGGACCAAGATCAGGTGGCAGCAGCACGCCAACAGGTGGCCTATTGGAACGCCCAAGTCAACAAAACGATTATCCGTAGCCCGATAACCGGTACGGTTCTCCAACTAGCGTCCCAACAGGGCGAGACGTTGGTAGCCGGTTTATCGGCACCGACCCTTATTATTGTCGCTGACTTGCATCGTCTGCAGATAGATGCCTATGTGGATGAGACCGATATCGGCAAAGTGAAGCTTGGTCAAGAGGCCGACTGCACGGTGGATGCCTTCCCGCATATGGTGATTAAAGGGCATGTTTCCAAGATCGCTTCGGGTTCAACGATCATGCAGGGCGTGGTAACCTACGACGTAACGATCTCGCTTGATCACCAATATCCTGGACTCAAGCCCGATATGACGGCTAATGTCATCATCCATGTAGGTAAGCTGTCTAATGTATTGCTTGTGCCTGCCGAGTCGGTGCATTTAGGTGTACACGGCGCTACCGTGGATGTGTTGACGATGAAAGATGGGAAGCAGGTCATTACGCCCCATGTGGTGAAGGTAGGGGGGAGCGATGGCGTCAATACCGCTATTCTTGCCGGTTTAAACGAAGGCGATGTCATAGTGCGTGCCGGTACGGCCAGCTCTAATAGACCTATGTGGGGTAATGCTTCGCCGTTCACGAGTAACAATAACAACAAACAGAAGAAACCGTCTAACGGAGGGGCTTAA
- a CDS encoding ABC transporter ATP-binding protein, whose protein sequence is MTVEEPMLRLRGITKVYEMGDQFVQALDGVDLDIYRGEFVAIMGPSGSGKSTLMHIIGCLDTPTTGSYQIDGIEVAEMDEVELAHIRNRKIGFVFQGFNLLPRTTALENVELPLVYARRKDRTERAIAALERVGLGDRLDHWPNQLSGGQQQRVAIARALAPEPLLILADEPTGNLSSLQSEEIMDIFQNLNDEGITVVMVTHEPDIARHAKRIVTIRDGRIVDDEPVTNRIYAREALAAMVAEREREQKRRLEVQMQQV, encoded by the coding sequence ATGACAGTCGAAGAACCCATGCTGCGCCTTCGAGGGATCACCAAGGTATATGAGATGGGTGATCAATTTGTGCAAGCTCTCGACGGGGTTGATCTCGATATCTATCGTGGAGAGTTTGTGGCCATTATGGGTCCCTCCGGATCGGGTAAATCTACCCTCATGCACATCATCGGCTGCCTTGATACCCCTACCACTGGCTCCTATCAGATAGATGGGATCGAGGTGGCCGAGATGGATGAGGTGGAGTTAGCCCATATCCGTAATCGGAAGATAGGTTTTGTCTTTCAAGGGTTTAACCTGCTTCCGAGGACAACGGCTTTGGAAAACGTGGAGCTGCCATTAGTTTATGCACGTCGGAAAGATCGAACCGAGCGTGCTATTGCAGCCTTAGAGCGAGTGGGATTGGGGGATCGACTCGATCACTGGCCAAACCAGCTTTCGGGAGGTCAACAGCAACGGGTAGCCATCGCACGTGCCCTTGCCCCCGAGCCGCTCCTTATTCTGGCGGATGAGCCTACTGGAAATCTCTCCAGCCTCCAAAGTGAGGAGATTATGGATATCTTTCAAAATCTCAACGACGAAGGCATCACCGTCGTCATGGTGACGCATGAGCCGGATATAGCACGTCATGCGAAACGTATCGTTACGATTAGAGATGGCCGCATCGTGGATGATGAGCCTGTCACCAACCGAATCTATGCACGTGAGGCGCTCGCGGCGATGGTAGCGGAGCGAGAACGTGAACAGAAACGTCGTCTAGAAGTTCAAATGCAGCAGGTGTAA
- a CDS encoding ABC transporter permease → MNLLESTRIALRGLAGNKMRTFLTMLGIIIGVGVVILVVAIGEGATQRVKQTIDELGTNLLFVWNGPPRLHIAPAAALAAQSDSSTTTTTSNGFPTPPAPPNRLTLDEANAIAKNFTQAIAAVAPIVRRSVQIRFQDNNATTTLEGTNTEYPFVNNASVMRGRFFDQSDIDGVRQVCVVGQTVVESLTGSADNDLVGQHISINNQDFLVIGELTPKGSGIFGQDQDDVILAPITTVMQRIANTTNIDAMNVRCTSAKMMPLAMEQIANYLRNQHHLQPPFPQNDDFEIRSQTDLMNRQQSVTGTMTSLLSIVAIISLVVGGIGIMNIMLVSVTERTREIGIRKAIGATPRDILLQFLIESSIISLIGGIIGLALGVIGAHLLATVGGWNTIVDPRAVIAGLVVSAGVGLFFGIYPASKAAALNPIEALRFE, encoded by the coding sequence ATGAATCTGCTAGAATCCACACGTATCGCCCTTCGAGGGTTGGCTGGAAACAAAATGCGAACGTTTCTCACGATGCTCGGCATCATTATTGGTGTCGGCGTCGTGATCCTTGTTGTCGCTATAGGCGAGGGAGCCACTCAGCGCGTAAAGCAGACCATTGACGAGTTAGGAACGAACTTGCTTTTCGTGTGGAACGGTCCGCCGCGCCTTCACATTGCCCCTGCAGCTGCCTTGGCCGCACAGTCCGACAGCAGTACTACTACGACGACAAGCAACGGCTTCCCAACACCACCGGCGCCGCCAAATCGCCTTACACTGGACGAAGCCAACGCCATAGCGAAAAACTTTACGCAGGCCATAGCGGCCGTCGCGCCCATTGTGCGTCGCAGTGTGCAGATCCGTTTTCAAGATAACAATGCTACCACCACTTTGGAAGGAACGAACACAGAGTATCCTTTCGTGAATAACGCTTCCGTTATGCGCGGCCGCTTCTTTGATCAAAGCGATATTGACGGCGTACGGCAGGTGTGCGTCGTGGGACAAACCGTTGTGGAAAGCCTAACAGGCAGTGCTGACAACGATCTTGTTGGGCAGCATATCTCTATCAACAACCAAGACTTTTTGGTGATCGGCGAGTTAACCCCAAAAGGCTCCGGCATCTTTGGGCAAGATCAGGATGATGTGATTCTTGCGCCGATCACCACGGTAATGCAGCGCATTGCAAATACGACGAATATCGACGCAATGAATGTGCGCTGCACAAGTGCCAAGATGATGCCGCTGGCCATGGAGCAGATCGCAAACTATCTAAGGAACCAGCACCACTTGCAACCGCCTTTTCCTCAAAACGACGACTTTGAGATACGAAGCCAAACTGATTTAATGAATCGGCAACAGAGTGTGACCGGTACAATGACCTCTCTGCTCTCTATCGTTGCGATTATCTCGCTGGTTGTGGGTGGCATCGGGATTATGAACATTATGCTGGTTTCGGTTACCGAGCGCACACGCGAGATCGGCATTCGTAAGGCCATTGGCGCTACCCCGCGCGACATCTTGTTGCAGTTCCTCATCGAGTCCTCAATTATCTCTCTTATTGGGGGGATCATAGGTCTCGCCCTTGGAGTAATCGGAGCGCATCTCTTGGCGACGGTAGGAGGCTGGAACACGATTGTAGACCCGCGTGCAGTGATAGCGGGTTTGGTTGTCTCGGCAGGCGTAGGGTTGTTCTTTGGAATCTACCCGGCAAGTAAGGCCGCCGCACTCAATCCCATCGAGGCGTTGCGGTTTGAATAG
- a CDS encoding MFS transporter has product MNSSAQPIRPTPFLALRSRNFRLFFVGQFISVVGTWMQTMAQQWLVYEITHSASWLGIVTGAGAIPYVLLTLHGGKAADRYPRRTILVITQAAAMLLAFALALLNTNWVVPIRPWHIALLAALSGVVNAYNMPAQQAFVSEMVDDPAMLGNAIALNSLQFNVARVCGPFLAGVTLAHFGATACFFLNGLSYIAVIISLLMMHLPPFVPVSHQLSLVSGFHYLARNRGPLRVILLVGAASLGAWSVSTLYPVYSDKFAALAGASFAVRKQVSAVILGRMMSASGVGAAIGGLLVASFSHRFARRFLLYTSAIFFGITLLFFGSCHSELPAMPALMLSGIFMTAFGITANTVVQEQVPDSLRGRVMAIYSFVFGGLMPLGGLEIGFVANHVGAPKAIYMNVGGYLVCVLLTLLWSQLDKRSQGLPIELLETTSEPAT; this is encoded by the coding sequence TTGAATAGTTCGGCGCAGCCAATCCGGCCTACGCCTTTTCTTGCGCTTCGTTCTCGTAACTTTCGCCTCTTTTTTGTTGGGCAGTTTATTTCCGTGGTCGGCACCTGGATGCAGACCATGGCGCAGCAGTGGCTCGTCTATGAGATTACCCATTCGGCAAGCTGGCTCGGCATTGTTACGGGAGCTGGAGCCATTCCCTATGTCCTTTTGACCCTTCATGGCGGTAAAGCGGCTGATAGATACCCGCGTCGGACAATCCTGGTGATCACTCAGGCCGCTGCTATGCTTTTGGCCTTTGCCCTTGCGTTGCTCAACACAAACTGGGTAGTGCCCATTCGTCCTTGGCATATCGCTCTGCTAGCAGCCCTCTCCGGTGTGGTAAACGCCTATAACATGCCGGCACAACAGGCCTTTGTTAGTGAAATGGTGGACGACCCAGCAATGCTCGGAAATGCTATTGCGCTCAACTCCTTGCAGTTCAATGTGGCCCGCGTGTGCGGACCCTTCTTGGCCGGCGTTACGCTGGCGCATTTTGGAGCCACCGCCTGTTTCTTCCTTAACGGCTTAAGCTATATTGCCGTTATCATTTCTCTTCTCATGATGCATCTCCCACCCTTTGTGCCCGTGAGTCATCAACTCTCTTTGGTAAGCGGTTTCCACTATTTAGCCAGGAACCGAGGCCCACTGCGAGTGATACTGCTTGTGGGCGCGGCGAGTTTGGGAGCTTGGTCGGTTTCGACCCTCTATCCGGTCTATTCTGATAAGTTTGCGGCACTGGCAGGCGCCTCTTTTGCAGTACGTAAGCAGGTTTCTGCTGTCATCTTAGGGCGTATGATGTCGGCAAGTGGGGTGGGAGCGGCAATTGGCGGGCTCTTGGTGGCCTCTTTCTCCCATCGTTTTGCTCGTCGGTTTCTCCTCTATACGTCTGCCATTTTCTTTGGAATCACTCTGCTTTTCTTTGGATCTTGCCATTCGGAGCTGCCTGCCATGCCTGCGCTCATGCTGAGTGGCATTTTTATGACCGCCTTTGGCATCACAGCGAACACCGTGGTTCAGGAGCAGGTACCCGATTCGCTTCGTGGAAGGGTTATGGCTATCTATTCGTTCGTTTTTGGAGGGCTCATGCCATTGGGAGGGCTAGAGATCGGGTTTGTCGCGAACCATGTGGGAGCGCCGAAAGCTATCTACATGAATGTTGGAGGGTACTTGGTGTGTGTGCTGCTAACCCTACTCTGGAGCCAGCTTGACAAACGCTCTCAAGGGCTGCCGATTGAGCTTTTAGAGACGACCTCGGAGCCTGCCACCTGA
- the dprA gene encoding DNA-processing protein DprA: MGAETVEEIKPTASTANEKSLLALLRLANLQLSPKITGALLERYCAAPEALFEATDRELAEIPDLDLQAHHVARLRDLAYIPTASQRRWLERSDTALLWKGHPNYPSSLLDIYDPPAILFLQGSYRKFDLTSVAIVGSRHATPYGVHVAERIARELAAYRIIVISGGARGIDAATHRGVLEKKGRTLAVLGCGPDVAYPREHRALFQAIAQQGALVSEYPPGTQPEAWRFPARNRVISGLAQAVLVVEAPINSGALITARYALEQGRSVLAVPGDINRPASAGTNALLKEGAIVVTETADVLYALGLTALAAKPRQPTLDFDTGQPNVFDTSHLNELQRKLVESLSLTPRHIDQIAQEVQRSVSEVSTEMTLLELSGFVQRLPGNTYVRGQSL; encoded by the coding sequence GTGGGGGCGGAAACGGTGGAGGAGATTAAGCCGACCGCCTCCACCGCCAACGAAAAATCTCTTCTTGCGCTTCTCAGGCTAGCGAATCTACAGCTTAGCCCTAAGATTACCGGGGCGCTTCTCGAGCGGTATTGCGCAGCACCTGAAGCGCTCTTTGAGGCCACCGATAGAGAGTTGGCAGAGATACCCGACCTAGATTTGCAGGCGCACCATGTAGCGCGCTTGCGAGACTTGGCCTATATCCCTACTGCCTCCCAACGCCGGTGGTTGGAGCGCAGTGATACAGCCCTCCTCTGGAAGGGACACCCAAACTACCCTAGCTCCCTTCTCGACATCTACGACCCCCCGGCGATTCTATTCCTACAAGGAAGCTATCGGAAATTCGATCTAACCTCTGTGGCGATCGTGGGGTCGCGCCATGCCACGCCCTACGGTGTCCATGTTGCCGAACGTATCGCCCGCGAGTTGGCCGCCTACAGAATCATCGTGATCAGCGGGGGTGCACGCGGTATTGATGCTGCCACCCATCGCGGTGTTTTGGAGAAAAAAGGACGCACCTTGGCGGTGCTAGGCTGCGGTCCAGATGTCGCTTATCCGCGCGAGCATCGCGCTCTGTTTCAGGCTATTGCGCAGCAGGGGGCTCTCGTTTCAGAGTACCCGCCCGGAACCCAGCCAGAAGCCTGGCGTTTTCCCGCACGTAACCGCGTTATCAGCGGTCTTGCCCAGGCCGTCCTTGTTGTCGAAGCTCCCATCAATAGCGGTGCCCTTATCACGGCACGCTATGCGCTTGAACAGGGAAGATCGGTACTTGCCGTGCCAGGTGATATCAACCGTCCGGCAAGTGCCGGCACCAATGCTCTGTTGAAAGAAGGCGCCATTGTGGTTACAGAAACTGCCGATGTCCTCTACGCTCTTGGACTTACCGCCTTAGCAGCTAAGCCTCGCCAACCAACTCTGGACTTCGATACAGGCCAACCCAACGTGTTCGATACCTCGCATCTGAACGAACTGCAGCGGAAGCTTGTGGAGTCTCTTTCGCTCACTCCACGTCATATCGATCAGATCGCTCAGGAGGTACAGCGGTCTGTATCCGAAGTGAGCACGGAAATGACCCTACTAGAGCTGTCGGGCTTCGTTCAGCGCTTGCCGGGGAACACCTATGTGCGCGGCCAGTCGCTTTGA